The proteins below are encoded in one region of Lactuca sativa cultivar Salinas chromosome 3, Lsat_Salinas_v11, whole genome shotgun sequence:
- the LOC128125860 gene encoding putative disease resistance protein At3g14460, translating to MAEIVLSAFLTVVFEKLASEALKKIVRSKGIESELKKLKKTLDQIQDLLNDASQKEVTNEAVKRWLNDLQHLAYDIDDLLDDLATEAIHRELTEEGGASTSVVRKLIPSCCTSFSQSNRMHAKLDDIATRLQELVEAKNNLGLSVITYEKPKIERYEASLVDESGIVGREDDKKKLLEKLLGDKDESGSQNFSIVPIVGMGGVGKTTLARLLYDEKKVKDHFELRAWVCVSDEFSVPNISRVIYQSVTGENKEFADLNLLQEALKKKLQNKLFLIVLDDIWSESYGDWEKLVGPFHAGTSGSRIIMTTRKEQLLKQLGFSHEDPLHSIDSLQRLSQEDALSLFSQHAFGVPNFDSHPTLRPYGEQFVKKCGGLPLALRILGRLLRTKTDEEEWKSLLDSEIWSLGNEDKIVPVLRLSYNDLSATLKLLFAYCSLFPKDYVFDKEELVLLWMAEGFLQHSAARNSMQQWGQKCFEELLSRSFFQHAPHDKSLFVMHDLLNDMATYVAGDFFSRLDIEIKQEFGKEPLKKQRHMSFVCEDYVVYKRFKPLKGAKSLRTFLALSVGVVGSWITFYLSNKVLNDLLQELPLLRVLSLTHLTISEVPEVVGSMKHLRYLNLSWTSITHLPENVCNLYNLQTLILSSCYKLIKLPESFSKLKDLQHFDMMGSFMLKTMPLGIGELKSLHTLSSDIGLKLTELKNLQNLHGKVCIDGLGNVENSADAREANFSRKRFSELVLDWGDEFNVLRTKSLEKEILNELMPYNGTLEKLRISLYRGVEFPNWVGDPSYRRLTIVSIESCEESTSLPMLGQLPSLKELFIGGMSKVKVVGMEFLGTDLAFPSLEILEFDSMSGWEEWSTKSGAFPCLQELCIEDCPNLVRVSLEALPSLRVLKLRKCGHGVLKSLVDIALSITKLEIDDISGLTDEVWRGMIGCLGAVEEIKISECNEIRYLWESEAEASKLLMNLKMLELRKCENLVSLGEKDKEDNCGSSLTSFSWLGVWNCNSLEHCSCPDSMETLDIWDCDSITSVSFPTGGGQKLKSLVIWDCKKLSEKELGGKEKTRFLIKSKMQMLEFVFIANWPNLKSISELSCFIHLNRLCISECPGMESFPDHELPNLTSLTELTIKKCTSMDASFPRGLWPPKLCRLEIGELKKPISEWGPQNFPTSLSHLTLYGGPYDDVKNFAQLSHLLPSSLTSLGIDRFEKLDSVSTGLQHLTSLQHLFICNCPKTVDLPEKLLSSLLVLRIVKCPNLKEKSCKGGSYWPLISLIPYLDIDE from the coding sequence ATGGCTGAAATCgttctttctgccttcttgacaGTGGTCTTTGAAAAACTGGCATCTGAAGCCTTGAAGAAGATTGTTCGCTCCAAAGGAATTGAATCTGAGCTCAAGAAACTGAAGAAGACATTAGACCAAATCCAAGATCTGCTTAACGACGCTTCCCAGAAGGAAGTAACTAATGAAGCCGTTAAAAGATGGCTGAATGATCTCCAACATTTGGCTTATGACATAGACGACCTACTTGATGATCTTGCAACAGAAGCTATTCATCGTGAGTTGACCGAGGAGGGTGGAGCCTCCACCAGTGTGGTAAGAAAACTAATCCCAAGTTGTTGCACAAGTTTCTCACAAAGTAATAGGATGCATGCCAAGTTAGATGATATTGCCACCAGGTTACAAGAACTGGTAGAGGCAAAAAATAATCTTGGTTTAAGTGTGATAACATATGAAAAGCCAAAAATTGAAAGGTATGAGGCGTCTTTGGTAGATGAAAGCGGTATTGTCGGACGTGAAGATGATAAGAAAAAATTGCTGGAGAAGCTGTTGGGGGATAAAGATGAATCAGGGAGTCAAAACTTCAGCATCGTGCCCATAGTTGGTATGGGTGGAGTTGGCAAAACAACTCTAGCTAGACTCTTGTATGATGAAAAGAAAGTGAAGGATCACTTCGAACTCAGGGCCTGGGTTTGTGTTTCTGATGAGTTCAGTGTTCCCAATATAAGCAGAGTTATCTATCAATCTGTGACTGGGGAAAACAAGGAATTTGCAGATTTAAATCTGCTTCAAGAAGCTCTTAAAAAGAAACTTCAGAACAAACTATTTTTAATAGTTTTAGATGATATATGGTCTGAAAGCTATGGTGATTGGGAGAAATTAGTGGGCCCATTTCATGCTGGGACTTCTGGAAGTAGAATAATCATGACTACTCGGAAGGAGCAATTACTCAAACAGCTGGGTTTTTCTCATGAAGACCCTCTGCATAGCATAGACTCCCTGCAACGTCTATCACAAGAAGATGCTTTGTCTTTGTTTTCTCAACACGCATTTGGTGTACCTAACTTTGATTCACATCCAACACTAAGGCCATATGGGGAACAGTTTGTGAAAAAATGTGGGGGATTGCCTTTGGCTTTAAGAATACTTGGAAGGTTATTAAGGACAAAAACAGATGAGGAAGAATGGAAATCTCTGTTGGATAGTGAGATATGGAGTTTAGGAAATGAAGATAAGATTGTTCCTGTTCTTAGACTAAGCTACAATGATCTTTCTGCCACTTTGAAGTTGTTGTTTGCATACTGCTCTTTGTTCCCCAAGGACTATGTGTTTGACAAAGAGGAGTTGGTTCTGCTGTGGATGGCGGAAGGGTTTTTGCAACACTCTGCTGCAAGAAATTCAATGCAGCAGTGGGGTCAGAAATGTTTTGAAGAGTTGCTGTCAAGGTCATTTTTTCAACATGCTCCTCATGACAAATCGTTGTTTGTGATGCATGACCTCCTGAATGACATGGCCACATATGTTGCTGGAGACTTTTTTTCAAGGTTAGACATTGAGATAAAACAGGAATTTGGGAAGGAACCTTTGAAAAAGCAACGACATATGTCATTTGTTTGTGAGGATTATGTGGTTTACAAAAGGTTTAAGCCATTAAAAGGAGCTAAAAGTTTGAGAACATTTTTAGCATTGTCTGTTGGGGTGGTAGGAAGTTGGATAacattttatttatcaaataaggtccTGAATGACTTACTTCAGGAGTTACCATTGTTAAGGGTCCTAAGTTTGACTCATCTTACAATAAGTGAGGTACCAGAAGTGGTGGGTAGTATGAAGCACTTGCGGTATCTTAATCTATCTTGGACTTCAATTACCCATTTACCGGAAAATGTCTGCAATCTTTATAATTTACAGACGTTGATTCTTTCTAGCTGTTATAAATTGATTAAGTTGCCCGAGAGCTTCTCAAAGCTTAAAGATTTGCAGCATTTTGACATGATGGGTAGTTTCATGTTGAAGACGATGCCCTTAGGGATTGGTGAGTTGAAAAGTCTTCACACTCTCTCCAGTGATATTGGCTTAAAATTAACCGAGCTTAAGAACTTGCAAAATCTCCATGGGAAAGTTTGTATTGATGGGCTGGGAAATGTGGAAAATTCGGCGGACGCACGTGAGGCGAACTTCTCTCGAAAAAGGTTTAGTGAGTTAGTGTTGGATTGGGGTGATGAGTTTAATGTCCTTCGAACAAAATCACTTGAAAAAGAGATCCTCAATGAGCTGATGCCTTATAATGGTACTCTAGAAAAACTCAGAATTTCTTTATATAGAGGTGTAGAGTTTCCAAATTGGGTTGGGGATCCATCCTATCGTCGGTTGACTATAGTGTCGATAGAAAGCTGTGAAGAATCAACCTCTCTACCAATGCTTGGGCAACTACCATCACTGAAGGAGCTGTTTATTGGTGGGATGAGTAAGGTGAAGGTTGTAGGTATGGAGTTTCTTGGGACCGATCTTGCATTTCCTTCACTTGAAATCCTAGAGTTTGATAGTATGTCAGGGTGGGAGGAATGGTCAACAAAGAGTGGGGCGTTTCCTTGCCTTCAAGAGCTTTGTATTGAAGATTGTCCTAATCTGGTCCGGGTCTCCCTTGAAGCACTACCTTCACTAAGGGTTCTGAAACTAAGAAAATGTGGTCATGGTGTATTGAAAAGCCTGGTTGATATAGCTTTGTCAATCACCAAGTTGGAAATAGATGATATTTCAGGGCTTACTGACGAGGTGTGGAGAGGTATGATTGGGTGTCTAGGGGCAGTTGAAGAAATAAAAATCAGCGAATGTAATGAAATAAGATACTTGTGGGAATCAGAAGCAGAGGCAAGTAAGCTTCTTATGAATTTAAAGATGTTGGAGTTaagaaaatgtgaaaatttgGTGAGTTTAGGGGAGAAAGATAAGGAGGATAATTGTGGGAGCAGCCTAACATCTTTTAGTTGGTTGGGAGTATGGAATTGTAACAGCTTGGAGCATTGCAGTTGTCCTGATAGCATGGAGACTTTGGATATTTGGGATTGTGATTCAATTACATCCGTCTCCTTCCCAACAGGAGGAGGGCAGAAGCTCAAGTCACTTGTCATTTGGGATTGCAAGAAACTATCGGAAAAGGAGTTGGGAGGAAAAGAGAAGACAAGGTTTCTTATAAAATCAAAAATGCAGATGCTTGAATTTGTATTTATAGCTAATTGGCCAAATCTGAAATCCAtcagtgaattgagttgcttcaTTCACCTGAACAGATTATGTATATCAGAGTGTCCAGGTATGGAGTCATTTCCTGACCATGAGTTGCCGAATCTCACCTCGTTAACAGAACTAACAATTAAAAAGTGTACAAGTATGGATGCATCCTTTCCTCGTGGGCTTTGGCCTCCGAAATTGTGTCGGCTTGAAATAGGAGAGTTGAAGAAGCCCATCTCAGAGTGGGGCCCACAAAATTTCCCAACCTCACTTTCTCACTTAACATTGTATGGCGGACCATATGATGATGTGAAAAACTTTGCGCAGTTGTCCCATCTTTTACCTTCATCTCTTACTTCTCTTGGCATAGATCGATTTGAGAAACTGGATTCGGTTTCAACGGGACTCCAACACCTCACCTCCCTCCAACATCTCTTCATTTGCAACTGCCCAAAGACGGTGGATCTACCAGAAAAGTTGTTGTCTTCACTTCTGGTTTTGAGAATAGTAAAATGCCCAAATCTGAAAGAAAAGAGTTGCAAAGGAGGCTCCTATTGGCCCCTCATCTCCCTTATCCCCTACTTGGACATAGACGAGTAA